The window ACTATAAGAATGGGAGCCTGTCTGAATTGGCTGACATTATGGGGTATGATGTGTATTGGCTGAGCAGAGAAATTAAAAAGCGGACGGGAAAAACGTATAAGGAGCTGCTGCAAACAAGAAGGATGAATCAGGCAGTATACTTGCTGACCAGCAGTACGCTGCCTGTTGCCGATATTATTGAGGCTGTGGGTTATGATAATACCAGCTATTTTTACCGGAAGTTTAAAGAGAAATATGGGGTGAGCCCAAAAGAATACAGGGAAAGGCAGCGGCAAATACCAAAAGAGGGCATTTCTGCAAATAAGGTCCTGATTTAAAATAAATAGCGTCCTTTTATTTTGTTTGCCCAAGGCATATAATCAGTTTAGATTTGAAAGTACAAAGGAGGCGCGGAATGGATAAGTATTATTTGGCTGTTGATATTGGTGCGTCTAGTGGCCGGCATATGCTGGCGTCTATGGCGGAAGGGAAAATGCAGCTTCAGGAGGTATACCGCTTTTCCAATGGGATGGATAATAAGGACGGTACGTTATGCTGGGATACAAAGAGGCTCCTGGGAGAGATTATAAACGGCCTGAAAAAATGCAAAGAGATTGGCAAGATTCCTGTGTCTATGGGTATAGATACATGGGGAGTAGATTTTGCCCTGCTGGATGAAAATGACGCTTTGCTTGGAGATACAGTAGGCTACCGTGACAGCCGTACAGTGGATATGGACAAAAAGGTATACGAGAAAATCACGCCGGAAGATTTATATGCAAGGACTGGGATTCAGAAGCAGATATTTAATACTATTTATCAGTTGATGGCAGTGAAGGAGAACACTCCTGAGTATCTGGAACAGGCCAAGGCCATATTGATGATTCCAGATTATTTCCATTTCCTCTTGACGGGGGTAAAGAAAATGGAGTATACAAATGCCACAACCGGTCAGCTTATTGACCCTAAAACTAATGACTGGGATTATGAGATGATTAAATTGCTGGGATATAACGCCGATATTTTCCAACCCGTTTCTATGCCCGGGACAGTGGTGGGGAATTTCAGTAAAGAAATCCAGCAGGAGGTAGGGTTTGACTGTACGGTAGTGCTTCCGGCCACACACGATACAGGGTCAGCAGTGCTGGCGGTCCCTACGAATGATGACCATGCGATTTACATAAGTTCAGGCACATGGTCCCTCATGGGAATTGAGCGGAAGGAGGCCGACTGCTCTATGGAGAGCATGAAGGCTAATTTTACCAATGAGGGAGGATATGACCACAGGTTCCGCTATTTGAAAAATATTATGGGACTTTGGATGATCCAGTCTGTTAAGAAGGAGTTCGAGGAGGATCTATCCTTTGCAGAAATATGCAGCATGGCCTCAGAAGAGAAAATCCCATCTATTGTTGACTGTAACAATGACTGTTTCCTGGCCCCCAAAAGCATGATTAAAGCTGTGCAGGATTTTTGCAAAAACACAAACCAGCCGGTTCCTGGGACAGTGGGGGAGATTGCCGCTGTAATTTACAACAGCCTGGCAAAATGCTATGGCGATACGGTCAAAGAGATAGAAGCCATTACAGGAAATACCTATGATACTATATATGTGGTGGGCGGGGGCGCCAATGCAGGATATTTAAATGAACTGACTGCAAAATATACGGGGAAAAAAGTGTCTGCAGGACCTACAGAAGCTACAGCCATTGGAAACATTATTGTACAGATGCTCCAGGACGGAGTGTTTGCAGATCTTTCCGAGGCCAGGGCCTGTGTGGGGAGTTCATTTGATATTGTGGAATATACTTAGGGGTTATTTTGCGGCATATAAGTATGCAGTGAGGCAGAAATGATAAACAATTCTGAAAATGGAAGGCAAAGGGGTCAGACCCCTTTGAAAAATAAGGAGGGTTTTATGATGACAACGAAAGAAAGATATGAGTCAGCGAAAGAAATGTACGCCAAGGTGGGCGTGGACACGGATAAGGTTCTGGAGACACTTAAGTCTGTGCCTATCTCTATGCATTGCTGGCAGGGTGATGATGTAGGCGGTTTTGACAGTGAGGGGGAGCTTACAGGCGGCATACAGGCTACAGGTAATTATCCGGGCAAGGCCAGGACACCAGAGGAATTGATGGCTGATATTGACGAGGCTTTAAAGCTGATACCAGGGACACACCGGATTAATGTCCATGCAAGCTATGCTATTTTTGAGGAAGGCGAGTGGGTTGACAGGGATAAGTTAGAGCCAAAGCATTTTAAGAAATGGGTTGAGTTCGCAAAGGAGCGGGGGCTTGGACTGGATTTTAACCCTACATATTTCTCCCATCCTAAGGCAGACGAATATACACTTACAAGTCCAAACGAGGAAATCCGTAAATTCTGGATTGAACACGGCAAAGCATGTATCCGCATTTCACAGTATTTTGCGGAAGAGCTGGGGACACCTTGCCTGATGAATATTTGGATCCCTGACGGCTTTAAGGATATTCCGGCGGACAGGCTTGGGCCGAGGGCGCGCTATAAGGACTCTCTGGATCAAATTCTTGGAATTGACTATGATAAAGAAAAGGTGCTTGTGTGCCTGGAATCAAAAGTATTTGGCATTGGCCTGGAGGCTTATACTGCCGGGTCGGCTGAGTTTACAATGAATTATGTAATGAATAAAGGCATCGTGCCTCTGATGGATAATGGACATTATCATCCCACAGAAGTGGTATCCGATAAGATTTCGTCTATGCTGCTGTTTAACGATAAAATTGCACTCCATGTGACCAGGCCTATCCGTTGGGATAGTGACCATGTAGTCCTGCTTGATGATGAGACAAAGGAAATCGCGAAAGAGATTGTCAGAAACGATGCCCTAAACAGAGTGATCATTGGCCTGGACTTCTTTGATGCCAGCATCAACAGAATCTCTGCGTGGGTAGTGGGGATGAGAAATATGCAGAAAGCCCTGCTGTGCGCAATGCTGAGTCCCATCGAGAAATTAAAAGAGCTTCAGGACACACAACAATTTACTGAACTTATGGTTATGCAGGAAGAGCTGAAGTGTTATCCGTTTGGGGATGTTTGGAATTATTTCTGTGAGATCAACCATGTGCCAGAGAGAGAAGCGTGGTTTGAAGAAATTAAAAGATATGAGAAAGAGGTTCTTGCAAAAAGAGCTTAGCAGATAGCTGTAATTTTTGGATATTTTGGAGAACCCCCCGTCCCAATGTTAAGAAGGCATTGGGACGGGGGGTTTTGCTCTTTGCAGAAAGACTAAATTTTGTCTTTGTATATGCTCAGGAAAAGTCTTTCAAGGTCAGGGAAAGTCCCGGACATCCGGGGACAGGGATATGATCCAGGAAGCGGAAGATCCGGCCGGCGGGGGCCTGTCTGGAAGTAGAGTGAAGCGTATATATAAGCCGAGTATCTGTGTCAATAATCCAGTATTCTGGAATATTGGCTTTATAGTATTTGTGAAACTTCAGAAGACAATCCAGACAATGTGTGGACGGAGAAAGCACTTCCGCTATAAAACAGGGGAGGGTACTGACACTGTTCTTTAAAATTTTGCCGGGGTGTCTGATCAAAGCGATATCAGGCCGGATGGCGGTTTGAATGTCATCTGGAAGATACAGGCTTACAGGAGTAGAGATCACCTTAAAGGGAAGGCCTGTGTTTTCTAAATATACCAGCATCTGGTATAAAAGATCGGTGACAACAGACTGGTGGATCGAGGGAACGGAATCGTTATATACAAGATAACCATCAATGAGCTGGGGGATCTTGGAGGCAGGGTATAGTATATAGTCCTCCCTTGTATACTGCCCTTGGGTTTTCTGGGGAGGCGGGCCATATATTCTGCTGTGGTTTTGAGGGAGAGGAGGCTTTTGCAGTCCCTGGCGGGGAAGGGTGCGTTCTGGAGAAAAAGGAATTTCCATTAGCTCACAGAATTGGAGGGGGGTTAGATGCAAAAGCCGGGCTTCTTTTTGGATGGCCTCAGAGGATAACTTATAGGGGAGACAGATATTCATGTAAGTTCTCCTTCGTATAAAAATACAATATTGCAGGGAAGATGAATGGACGGATATGCACCTGCCCAATACATTCCCGGATGATTTACAGTACTATATACATAAGAGTGTACAGAATATTAGGCGGCCTGTCATTATAGTATAAACTGATTGACAGAGCAGCAGGTAGATAAAACAGGGTAGTTTATGCTATGCTGATATTAGAATTCATGGGAAACTGGTGCCGGGGCAGAAAGACTGTAATATACCTTAAAGCCTATTGGGGTGCTTGCTTGGGGCATGTATATCCATATGAACAACAATAATATTCAAGGAGGCAGTGTGAAAGATATGGAAGAAAAAGAATATCCCAGTATTAGTATGGAAAAGACAGGACGGTGGCTTAAGTTCATCTGCTATTATAAAAAAATTTCTGTCCGGCAGCTTTTAACGTGGCTTGGACTGGGGTCCCCCCAGTCTGTATATAGCTGGTTCTGCGGGAGGACACTTCCGTCTCTTGACAATTTTTATGCGTTCAGCCAGGCCCTTGGCCTGTCTTTAGATGCGCTGATTGTGAACCATAGGGAATTTGTTCCGGCAGGATTTTCCAGAACAGCAGGAAACGGGAACGCAAGACTTTTTGCTTATAGGCTGCGATTCCCGCTGGATGACCTTTCAAGAAAACAATGAAAGGCTTTCAGAGAATAATTTATGATAAGTGATTCCGGCATCTGTGCCAGTGCGGCCAGTGCGGAGGCGGATGTAAAATCCCCTGCATGGGAAGGGCCGTGGCTGTCACTGCCGAAAATAACCGGATAGTGGAAATGCTTACAGAGATTTAATATCATCAGGTCATTAAATCGTGTATCACCCCGGTAGCCGTCAGGCCGGAGGGAGCTGTCATTGATTTCAATGAGCACATTATATTTCATGGCGGCCCGGACTAACTGCAGATAGTCTACGGGATATTTAGTGTCATCACAGTGCCCCAGGATCCGGACGTTTGGATTTTCCATTGCTCTAATGTAGGCGGCAGTATTCTCTTCGATTGTACCAGGCTTCTTCACAGGTTTGTGGACACTGGCGATGGTGTAGTCAAGTTTCTCCAGAATACT of the Luxibacter massiliensis genome contains:
- the rhaB gene encoding rhamnulokinase, with the translated sequence MDKYYLAVDIGASSGRHMLASMAEGKMQLQEVYRFSNGMDNKDGTLCWDTKRLLGEIINGLKKCKEIGKIPVSMGIDTWGVDFALLDENDALLGDTVGYRDSRTVDMDKKVYEKITPEDLYARTGIQKQIFNTIYQLMAVKENTPEYLEQAKAILMIPDYFHFLLTGVKKMEYTNATTGQLIDPKTNDWDYEMIKLLGYNADIFQPVSMPGTVVGNFSKEIQQEVGFDCTVVLPATHDTGSAVLAVPTNDDHAIYISSGTWSLMGIERKEADCSMESMKANFTNEGGYDHRFRYLKNIMGLWMIQSVKKEFEEDLSFAEICSMASEEKIPSIVDCNNDCFLAPKSMIKAVQDFCKNTNQPVPGTVGEIAAVIYNSLAKCYGDTVKEIEAITGNTYDTIYVVGGGANAGYLNELTAKYTGKKVSAGPTEATAIGNIIVQMLQDGVFADLSEARACVGSSFDIVEYT
- a CDS encoding L-rhamnose isomerase; this encodes MTTKERYESAKEMYAKVGVDTDKVLETLKSVPISMHCWQGDDVGGFDSEGELTGGIQATGNYPGKARTPEELMADIDEALKLIPGTHRINVHASYAIFEEGEWVDRDKLEPKHFKKWVEFAKERGLGLDFNPTYFSHPKADEYTLTSPNEEIRKFWIEHGKACIRISQYFAEELGTPCLMNIWIPDGFKDIPADRLGPRARYKDSLDQILGIDYDKEKVLVCLESKVFGIGLEAYTAGSAEFTMNYVMNKGIVPLMDNGHYHPTEVVSDKISSMLLFNDKIALHVTRPIRWDSDHVVLLDDETKEIAKEIVRNDALNRVIIGLDFFDASINRISAWVVGMRNMQKALLCAMLSPIEKLKELQDTQQFTELMVMQEELKCYPFGDVWNYFCEINHVPEREAWFEEIKRYEKEVLAKRA
- a CDS encoding Uma2 family endonuclease gives rise to the protein MNICLPYKLSSEAIQKEARLLHLTPLQFCELMEIPFSPERTLPRQGLQKPPLPQNHSRIYGPPPQKTQGQYTREDYILYPASKIPQLIDGYLVYNDSVPSIHQSVVTDLLYQMLVYLENTGLPFKVISTPVSLYLPDDIQTAIRPDIALIRHPGKILKNSVSTLPCFIAEVLSPSTHCLDCLLKFHKYYKANIPEYWIIDTDTRLIYTLHSTSRQAPAGRIFRFLDHIPVPGCPGLSLTLKDFS
- a CDS encoding helix-turn-helix domain-containing protein; its protein translation is MKDMEEKEYPSISMEKTGRWLKFICYYKKISVRQLLTWLGLGSPQSVYSWFCGRTLPSLDNFYAFSQALGLSLDALIVNHREFVPAGFSRTAGNGNARLFAYRLRFPLDDLSRKQ
- a CDS encoding phosphatase, whose protein sequence is MSFFEFDVHTHTIASGHGSTATITDMAKAAVSKHLKMLGISDHGPATIGGGRPSYFRSLSRAPRKRLGIEILYGAEANILDNNGTLDLEDSILEKLDYTIASVHKPVKKPGTIEENTAAYIRAMENPNVRILGHCDDTKYPVDYLQLVRAAMKYNVLIEINDSSLRPDGYRGDTRFNDLMILNLCKHFHYPVIFGSDSHGPSHAGDFTSASALAALAQMPESLIINYSLKAFHCFLERSSSGNRSL